Part of the Anaerolineae bacterium genome is shown below.
ACCTTCGTCATTGTCCACCCCTATTGTGCTCGATGCAAGATATACAGCCGCCCAATGGAACCGCGCAGCGGCGACCAGTAACGCTCCTCCCCCACCACCTGATACCCCGGCAGGGGCGAGAAAGAAACCACATACTGCCGCGTGATAAAAGGGAACAGCTCCATGTAGGCCGGCGCTCCCTCTGGATGCGCCTGCTCTCCCTGTCCCAACCGGTCGGCGAAGTGCCACCCATTCCAGGCGAAACCGCCGTCGATCTGTTCCAGCGGGATGCCCTGGCCGGCCAGGCGTTCGGCGGCCCGCCAGGCGGCCCCGTTCCACCCGATGAACTCCGCCGTCAGCGCCAGGGAGAAGGCGAGATATAGGGCCAGCAGTCCGCCGGCCAGCGGCCAGGCCGGCCGCGCTCCCTCCCGCTGTACGGCCCGCAGGAAGAGCGCCGCTGTCGGCACCAGCACCACCAGCAGATAGCGCTCGTATATCTCGCCGCGGAAAAGCACCACCGGCGCCAGGTTAGCAATCACCGCCAGCCACAGCAGGCCCGCCGGCCAGCCCTCTTCGGAAGTCCGCCGGCGCAAGGCCGGCCACAGCAGTAGTCCAACACCGACACAGCTCAGTGCGGTGATGGCGGCCCAGAAGCGGTAGGGGAAGAGCATGTCCCGTTGGCCGGCCAGCCATTCCCCTGGACTGCCGGTGCCGAAGGGCGTCCAGACCGCCGGATAATAGGGCATCATGCGCCAGATGCCGATATAGGGCAGGCGGAAGGGATGGAAGAACTGCCAGACAGCGCCGGTGCCGGCCAGGATGGTCAGCAGGGCCGGCTTCCAGGCCTCCTTCCATCTCTTACCGCGAAACAGCATCCCGACGCCGGCGGCCGCGGTAACAGGGAGCAGGAACAGTCCCATATACAGCAGTAGCCGGAACAGCTTGCCGGCCAATTCCCCGACAGTCAGCTCCCGGTCCACCCACATCAGGATGTCGGCGCGCGCCGGCATCACGCCCAGGCGCGGCAGGAGCATCAGCACCAGCAGGGCCAGCGCCGGCAGAAGGATGCCGGCCAGCCCCTCGCGCCAGGGGAAGGGATGCCGGCGGCGGGCCCACTCCCACAGCAGATAGGCCCCCAGCGCGGCCGGCAGGACGATGCCGTTCTGCCGTACCAGCACTGCCAGCGCCGCAAACATTGCCCCCAGCACGTACCAGCTCAGGCCGCCGCGCCGCACGCCGCGCAGGTACATCCACAGCGCCAGCGTCATCCAGGCCAGGAACGGCACATCGGTCATGTACGAGTATGAGAGCAGGACGAAGGCCGGGTTGGCCAGCAGGACGCCGGCCCCCAGCAGGCTCAGCCCCCGATCCAGCCCCAGCTCGCGCAGGAGGGCATAGCTGGTCAGCACTGCCGCCAGGGACAGCAGGAATGTGGAGGCGTTCAGCGTGCCGAAGGAAAAGCCGGCCAGCCAGGATGCCAGCAGACCCCAGCCCAGATGCGCGAGCTGACTCATGGCGCCCCAATCCACGATGACCAGCCGGCCGGTCTCCAGCAGGTGCCGCACGCTCCAGGCAAAGGCCCAGGAATCGATGACCGGCCAGTTGTACGCCGGCGAAAGGAGCAGTGCCATCGCGCCGTAGGCGAGCAGAATCGCCAGCGCCGGCCACTCACGTGTCAATGGGCCGGCCTTCGCCCTGGTCATTTCCTGTGAACTCGTCAGACGCGCCGTCCTCATATCAGCTCCTGATGATTAGGCCGCAGAGCATGCTGGCGGGTGCGCTGCCTCAGCCACACGATGAAGATGGAGAAGAGCATTTTGAAGACGTAATAGATGCTCTTCCAGGTGGTGTGCATGGACTGGCCGCTCAGGCGCTCCCGCATGGTCACCGGCACCTCTTGGATGCGGAAGCCGGCGAAATGCACCGTGATAATGGTATCGGCGTCCGGGAAATCGGACGGATAATTGTCCTCGGCGAAGAACTGCATCACCTCGCGCGTCATGGCCTGGAAGCCGGAGGTCGGGTCGGTGATGCGCTGGCCGGTCAGGCGGGAAGCCAGCCGGCGGAACAGCGCCATCCCCAGACGCTTGGCCCAGGAGGGGTGA
Proteins encoded:
- a CDS encoding glycosyltransferase family 39 protein gives rise to the protein MTRAKAGPLTREWPALAILLAYGAMALLLSPAYNWPVIDSWAFAWSVRHLLETGRLVIVDWGAMSQLAHLGWGLLASWLAGFSFGTLNASTFLLSLAAVLTSYALLRELGLDRGLSLLGAGVLLANPAFVLLSYSYMTDVPFLAWMTLALWMYLRGVRRGGLSWYVLGAMFAALAVLVRQNGIVLPAALGAYLLWEWARRRHPFPWREGLAGILLPALALLVLMLLPRLGVMPARADILMWVDRELTVGELAGKLFRLLLYMGLFLLPVTAAAGVGMLFRGKRWKEAWKPALLTILAGTGAVWQFFHPFRLPYIGIWRMMPYYPAVWTPFGTGSPGEWLAGQRDMLFPYRFWAAITALSCVGVGLLLWPALRRRTSEEGWPAGLLWLAVIANLAPVVLFRGEIYERYLLVVLVPTAALFLRAVQREGARPAWPLAGGLLALYLAFSLALTAEFIGWNGAAWRAAERLAGQGIPLEQIDGGFAWNGWHFADRLGQGEQAHPEGAPAYMELFPFITRQYVVSFSPLPGYQVVGEERYWSPLRGSIGRLYILHRAQ
- a CDS encoding glycosyltransferase family 2 protein gives rise to the protein MAEERVVIIMPAYNEARNIGAVLAEVRRQMPAADIVVVNDHSQDETARVAAEAGAVVLNLPCNLGYGGAVQTGFRYAVAHGYDYGVIMDADGQHNAGDIPALLEVVRRGEADLALGSRFLGRLEYHPSWAKRLGMALFRRLASRLTGQRITDPTSGFQAMTREVMQFFAEDNYPSDFPDADTIITVHFAGFRIQEVPVTMRERLSGQSMHTTWKSIYYVFKMLFSIFIVWLRQRTRQHALRPNHQELI